The following nucleotide sequence is from Triticum dicoccoides isolate Atlit2015 ecotype Zavitan chromosome 7B, WEW_v2.0, whole genome shotgun sequence.
TGGAGAGCGTTCGGAGACACTCTCAATTTGTAACTCCCCCATGAAGACACTCTCAATTTGTGACTCCCCCATGATAACTGGCCACGGAAAAATCTCCAAACTTGTTGCAATCCCTGAATCATGTCTGAAATAGTACTGAGGCATCCTCAGCTCCTCTCTGTCATCATAGAAGTAGACGCTAAGAACTTCATCACCAACTTCAGAACATCTTGAGCACCCATGACCGATGAATACTTTGTGACCAGGTAAATCATCTTGCTCAATCCAGCGGAGCTGGTCATCCTTGTCTTCGAGCTTGAACACTCTTATTCGCTCAGTCCGACGACCCACAATGTATCTGATTACCATCAGGAGCCCTGTTTGCACTGGAACAAGGTACCGCCATATTTGTTGGCCTTGTTCCACCAAAAATCTGTCTGCTGGTAAGTCATCCCGCAACATAACTCCAAGTCCTGACACTGGCTGCACAATCTGATTGCGATCAAAGACCAGCTTCACAACTTCTTCATCGTTGGTCAAGAGATAAAAAGAGCCATCCCTGTGGACTACATCCAGCAGCTCATCATCAAGTGGCACGTAGTTCCCCACTGCATCTTCCATCCTGTGACCTCCGATATACTCGCAATCCTCCCACAGTTCCATCGACTGGTTACAATAAGCTGCACGCTCAAATGGGCTATCTAAGGGACGCACAATAGCAACCACCACAAACCCATTGGGAGAACCTAGGCAGCCAGCTATAGCACCTACCCTCACTTCAACATCAACTCTTCCCCCATGAGAAGACATTTGTTGTGGAAGAGGGATAACGCGTCCAGTGCTCAAGTTGTAGAGCCGGTTCCTGTGTAGTATAGCTTCTTTTTCATCAGCCTCAATCTTGTTTACTAGGGTTTTAGTGTCATCAGCCAGAAGAATCCAATCGCCTTCATGTGCTCCAATGATTCGTTTAGCTCTCCTGACACTGTCCGGGAGGCGAAGTCGATGTACGGCTTGTCCATCAGTGCTGTAATAGGTAGGTTTCGTGGTTGATGGCAATATAAGCCATGGCAGTTGCATGGGCCTTTTTGCACCATCTACCTTTGCCTTCCAAAACTTGTTGGCACAACGAAGGCGAGCCCAATCACCACGGCAAGAAATATGATTCAGCAGCTTCTCTATCACATCCAGCGGCAACTCTGATAGTCCTGTCTTTGTGGCACCGGGTTCAGCACATGTTTCTGCATTATCCTGGGCAAAAAAAACATAAACATCTCAGATTCTTCCATCAGTGTATACATTTAAACTACAGTATGTTTAGCTTTATCAAAGAACGACAATAATCTTTGTAAGGCTCAACTAACATTGAAATGAGAGCAACATTCATGAGGCAGAGATGGCATACATTTTGAACCCAGCAAGCATAACACAAAAATAGGAGGTTTACCTTGAGGTACTCCTTGATCTGATCAGCATGAGGGTAGGAGTAATTTGTCTCAGTAGCAATAGCAAGCACGTTTTTGTACCCATTGACGAACATATGAGCTGCAGCAGCCATGGTTGGGTACGAGATTACCAAAGACAGTGACGCAACCATACAAATACCAGAAGAGAACTTCTCAATCAGGTCTTCGTCTGTGAGGTCAAGAACCTTAGGGCTGAAGACTAACCCATCTTCATAAATATTTGTGATCACAAGCCCATAGGAGAATGGGCGGATACCGAGCTTGGCAAGCAGGGCCGCCTCGGACGAGCCCACCTTGTCACCCTTCTTGGTGAGGTCCACCAGGGCCAGGATTTCAACAGTGCCCTTATTGATCTTGGTGGGGATGTTAAGCACCTGAATgagaaaaaaaacacggcatgggtGAGAACTCTTGCTTAGCACTGAGTACACTGCAGTGTTATCACCAATGGTTCTCACCTGGAAGAAAGAAGTTTGGGAGGGATCCAGACCAGTGTTGCCAGGGGGAAGCACCACATCAATAGGAGCAACCAGCCCAACACGAGCAGGGGCCCCAACCTATTGTACAACAAAAACAAGATCAGCGTCACTGACTCACCAGGTCACAAAGATAAAACATGGCTAAACTAGAAATGTTTTAAAAATTAGATAATCAATGAATATATTCTCGGTAGTTCACAGTTTCACACAAAACAATTCTGTGGGCTACTTGAAAAAATGAAACATAAATGCAAAGACCAGAAACTTCCATATCAGTTTCCAAAAATAGAGTAGACAACAATTTATTAATTTCCAGTTGCAATCCAAACTCCCCGAA
It contains:
- the LOC119341827 gene encoding uncharacterized protein LOC119341827, producing MRIKKNVPKIDRKRDYDMKLCKLLNEYYSVLIVEADHVGSTQLAAVRRGIRGESELLMGKNTLIHRCIKVHAEATGNDKIKAIIPLLKGNVGLIFTKADFKKVREEVAKYKVGAPARVGLVAPIDVVLPPGNTGLDPSQTSFFQVLNIPTKINKGTVEILALVDLTKKGDKVGSSEAALLAKLGIRPFSYGLVITNIYEDGLVFSPKVLDLTDEDLIEKFSSGICMVASLSLVISYPTMAAAAHMFVNGYKNVLAIATETNYSYPHADQIKEYLKDNAETCAEPGATKTGLSELPLDVIEKLLNHISCRGDWARLRCANKFWKAKVDGAKRPMQLPWLILPSTTKPTYYSTDGQAVHRLRLPDSVRRAKRIIGAHEGDWILLADDTKTLVNKIEADEKEAILHRNRLYNLSTGRVIPLPQQMSSHGGRVDVEVRVGAIAGCLGSPNGFVVVAIVRPLDSPFERAAYCNQSMELWEDCEYIGGHRMEDAVGNYVPLDDELLDVVHRDGSFYLLTNDEEVVKLVFDRNQIVQPVSGLGVMLRDDLPADRFLVEQGQQIWRYLVPVQTGLLMVIRYIVGRRTERIRVFKLEDKDDQLRWIEQDDLPGHKVFIGHGCSRCSEVGDEVLSVYFYDDREELRMPQYYFRHDSGIATSLEIFPWPVIMGESQIESVFMGELQIESVSERSPPAWWLHKCPRA